The following are encoded together in the Pleurocapsa sp. FMAR1 genome:
- a CDS encoding zinc-dependent alcohol dehydrogenase: MKAVCWHSAQDVRVETVPDPKILNPRDAIIKVTSTAICGSDLHLYEGNIPTMESGDILGHEFMGEIVETGKEVKNLQKGDRVVVPFTIACGGCFFCQKDLWSLCDNSNPNSWMAEKFYGHSPSGIYGYSHLLGGYAGGQAEYVRIPYADVGPLKVPDGLEDDKVLFLTDIFPTGYMAAENADIEPGDTVAVWGCGPVGQFAIKSAYMLGAERVIAIDRFPERLQMAKEQGNAEIINYEEIDPGEALKEMTGGRGPDRCIDAVGMEAHGTDAMAAYDKVKQGVKLETGRPTALRQAIVACRKGGTVSIPGVYGGFVDKVPLGAIVNKALTLRSGQTHVHKYLQPLLERIQQGEIDPSYVISHHMSIDDAPKGYKMFRNKEDNCTKVVLKP; encoded by the coding sequence ATGAAAGCTGTATGTTGGCATAGTGCCCAAGATGTACGAGTTGAAACCGTACCAGATCCAAAAATTCTCAATCCTCGCGATGCCATTATCAAAGTGACTTCCACGGCGATCTGTGGTTCAGATTTGCACCTATACGAAGGTAATATCCCGACAATGGAGTCTGGAGACATCCTAGGTCACGAATTTATGGGGGAAATAGTTGAAACTGGCAAGGAAGTAAAGAATCTGCAAAAAGGCGATCGCGTTGTTGTTCCCTTTACCATTGCCTGTGGTGGCTGTTTCTTTTGTCAAAAAGATTTGTGGTCGCTGTGCGATAATTCTAACCCTAATAGTTGGATGGCAGAGAAATTCTATGGACATTCCCCATCAGGTATTTATGGTTATTCCCATCTGCTTGGAGGCTATGCAGGAGGACAAGCTGAATACGTCCGCATTCCCTATGCTGATGTTGGTCCTTTAAAAGTACCTGATGGTTTAGAAGACGATAAGGTTTTATTTCTCACTGATATTTTCCCCACAGGCTATATGGCTGCGGAAAATGCTGATATCGAACCAGGAGACACCGTAGCAGTTTGGGGTTGTGGTCCAGTAGGTCAGTTTGCCATTAAAAGTGCCTATATGCTGGGTGCAGAACGAGTAATTGCCATCGATCGCTTTCCCGAACGCTTACAGATGGCAAAAGAACAGGGGAATGCGGAAATAATCAACTATGAAGAAATCGATCCAGGTGAAGCATTAAAAGAAATGACTGGCGGTAGAGGACCAGATCGCTGTATTGATGCCGTTGGCATGGAGGCACATGGTACAGATGCGATGGCAGCCTACGATAAGGTCAAACAGGGAGTCAAGCTAGAAACAGGTAGACCTACAGCTTTAAGACAGGCTATAGTTGCTTGTCGCAAGGGGGGAACGGTTTCTATTCCTGGGGTTTATGGCGGTTTTGTCGATAAAGTACCGTTAGGCGCAATTGTCAATAAAGCATTGACCTTGCGATCGGGACAAACTCACGTCCATAAATATTTGCAACCTTTACTCGAACGTATTCAACAAGGAGAAATCGATCCTTCTTATGTCATTTCCCACCACATGAGTATTGACGATGCACCCAAAGGCTACAAAATGTTCCGCAATAAAGAAGACAACTGCACCAAAGTTGTTCTTAAACCTTAG
- a CDS encoding methylmalonic aciduria and homocystinuria type D protein, producing the protein MRSPINLKTWQKQAGKEVQVYICVPHQFIIAHHQQLLPDWDLSPANLILFLQRSSISLQESSPEVAQEKDILRQEFIRFGCNLIFALQDRGYKSDLFDPRTGYPLLTRPGALKLDDNAVVKALLNYPVISYKNCSLIVHPLWGNCIYPSTIVSSAPHSLIESIINA; encoded by the coding sequence ATGCGATCGCCAATCAACCTTAAAACTTGGCAAAAACAAGCAGGTAAAGAAGTACAGGTTTACATTTGTGTTCCTCATCAGTTTATAATCGCTCATCATCAGCAGCTTTTACCTGATTGGGATCTCTCCCCAGCCAACTTAATTCTATTTTTACAGCGATCGTCTATTTCTCTCCAAGAATCTAGCCCAGAAGTTGCTCAGGAAAAAGATATTTTAAGACAGGAGTTTATTCGTTTTGGCTGCAATTTAATTTTTGCTTTACAGGATCGAGGATACAAAAGCGATCTTTTCGATCCTCGTACTGGTTATCCTCTGTTGACTCGTCCAGGGGCATTAAAGCTAGATGACAATGCGGTAGTCAAAGCACTACTAAATTATCCCGTAATTAGCTATAAAAATTGCTCTTTAATCGTTCATCCGCTTTGGGGTAATTGTATTTACCCTTCGACGATAGTTTCTTCTGCCCCTCACAGTTTAATAGAGTCCATAATTAATGCCTAA
- a CDS encoding acyl-CoA dehydrogenase family protein, translating to MADFAAINADLLDKQGVFPVEEFQQIAAAGLLTAPLSRPLDGLGLGFETGYTEELLMLLQEIGRGNLVIGRIYEGHVNALQLIQTFGTSEQIEAYATDAKENKIFGVWNAEAEDGVKIIPLNNGRYRLEGSKTFCTGCGYVKRPFVNGKLPDGSWQMCIVPMDEVETVVDPDWWQPAGMRATVSYKVDFTGVEVEAKSLIGKPGDYFRQPWLSGGVIRFAAVQLGGAEALFNASRRYLQKLDRCGHPQQQERFGKMAIAIESGKLWLQGAAQLVDNYAPVFGGYPQDNQEQALKLVAYANMVRTAIEQICVDTIQLSQRSIGTLGLLPPEPMERLIRDLSLYLRQPAFDAALTDVGKYVLTETASASQLWSF from the coding sequence ATAGCAGATTTTGCAGCAATTAATGCAGATCTGCTAGATAAGCAAGGGGTTTTTCCCGTCGAAGAGTTTCAGCAGATTGCAGCAGCAGGTTTATTGACTGCCCCTTTAAGTCGTCCCTTGGATGGGCTGGGGTTGGGTTTTGAAACGGGTTATACGGAGGAGTTATTGATGCTTCTTCAAGAAATTGGACGTGGAAATTTAGTTATTGGGCGTATTTATGAAGGTCATGTTAATGCTCTGCAACTGATACAAACCTTTGGCACTTCTGAACAAATCGAGGCTTATGCTACCGATGCCAAAGAAAATAAGATATTTGGGGTATGGAATGCCGAAGCGGAAGATGGAGTAAAGATTATCCCTTTAAATAATGGCAGGTATCGATTAGAAGGTAGTAAAACTTTTTGTACGGGCTGCGGTTATGTAAAGCGTCCCTTTGTAAATGGTAAATTACCTGACGGTAGTTGGCAAATGTGCATCGTGCCAATGGATGAAGTCGAAACGGTAGTAGATCCTGACTGGTGGCAACCCGCAGGAATGCGGGCTACGGTAAGTTATAAAGTAGACTTTACGGGCGTAGAAGTAGAAGCAAAATCTTTGATTGGTAAACCTGGAGACTATTTTCGTCAGCCTTGGTTGAGTGGTGGTGTAATTCGCTTTGCTGCGGTACAGCTAGGTGGTGCAGAAGCTCTATTCAACGCTAGTCGTCGATATTTACAGAAACTCGATCGCTGTGGACATCCTCAACAGCAAGAACGTTTTGGTAAAATGGCGATCGCCATTGAAAGCGGTAAGCTTTGGCTTCAAGGTGCAGCGCAGCTAGTAGACAACTATGCCCCCGTTTTTGGCGGTTATCCTCAAGATAACCAAGAACAAGCCCTAAAACTAGTAGCTTATGCCAACATGGTGCGAACGGCGATTGAACAAATTTGCGTAGATACGATTCAACTAAGTCAACGCTCTATCGGTACTTTAGGATTGCTACCACCCGAACCAATGGAACGTCTAATTAGGGATCTAAGTTTGTATCTGCGTCAACCTGCTTTTGATGCAGCCCTTACTGATGTCGGAAAATATGTTCTTACCGAAACAGCATCTGCCAGTCAACTTTGGTCATTTTAG
- a CDS encoding PIG-L deacetylase family protein, with product MTATRDRSFFNTPESIPLLLIEDLVNKNSSILIVAPHPDDETLGCGGAIALLRQLNIVVKVLVVSDGTKSHPNSKTYPPPTLKKLREQESLAALAVLGVAPEAVTFLGMPDGAVPSVNLNSNEIVEIDKGIGRQGDKETKERGQEYQDAISLCHQYLKNTTPSIVLLPWRRDPHPDHRASWQLFTAAIKNLINLPRLIEYPIWDWDTKQRQDFSESVDAWRLDISSVLELKRQAIAQYRSQISDLIDDDPEGFRLTPEMLLNFTQPWEIYLEVKL from the coding sequence ATGACTGCTACAAGAGATCGCTCTTTTTTTAATACTCCAGAGTCTATACCTCTATTGCTAATAGAGGATCTGGTAAATAAGAATTCTTCTATATTAATAGTCGCACCTCATCCCGATGATGAAACCTTGGGTTGCGGGGGCGCGATCGCTTTATTACGCCAATTAAATATAGTGGTAAAAGTATTAGTTGTTAGTGACGGAACAAAATCTCATCCTAATTCTAAAACCTATCCACCTCCAACACTGAAGAAATTACGAGAACAAGAAAGTTTGGCTGCTTTGGCTGTTTTAGGAGTTGCACCCGAAGCAGTTACTTTTTTAGGTATGCCTGATGGTGCAGTTCCGTCTGTAAATTTGAATAGCAATGAAATAGTAGAGATAGACAAGGGGATAGGGAGACAGGGGGACAAGGAGACAAAAGAAAGAGGACAGGAATATCAAGATGCAATTTCACTTTGTCATCAGTATTTAAAAAACACGACACCTTCAATTGTCTTGCTTCCTTGGCGTAGAGATCCTCACCCAGATCACCGCGCTAGTTGGCAATTGTTTACAGCAGCTATTAAGAATTTAATTAACCTTCCGCGTCTGATCGAGTATCCTATTTGGGATTGGGACACTAAACAAAGGCAAGATTTTTCTGAGTCTGTAGATGCTTGGCGATTAGATATTAGTAGTGTCTTAGAATTAAAACGACAGGCGATCGCTCAATATCGTTCCCAAATTAGCGATTTAATCGACGATGACCCCGAAGGTTTCCGTTTAACACCCGAAATGCTATTAAATTTTACTCAGCCTTGGGAAATATATTTAGAAGTTAAATTATGA
- a CDS encoding SRPBCC family protein: MGTFLAQINIMERVERTNSVNEAITSKEIINSSLVIRNLQQQSLKEVLADYSDRHQLSETSLIDRATEAIGLTPNLQVEKTVTIDRPASELYSYWRNLTNLPNFMGHLKSVTNKDEEGKITHWVADAPLGLWVEWDAEIIKDEPERLIAWNALENADIDNCGFVRFQPATGDRGTQVKVVLEYQPPGGALTNALAKLFGESPQEQIGDELNRFKQLMETGEIATTKGQPKGS, encoded by the coding sequence TTGGGTACATTTTTAGCACAGATAAATATTATGGAAAGAGTCGAGCGGACAAACTCAGTGAATGAAGCAATTACTAGCAAGGAAATTATCAATAGTTCATTGGTAATTAGAAATTTGCAGCAGCAGTCTTTAAAAGAGGTTTTAGCTGATTATAGCGATCGCCATCAGCTTTCAGAGACAAGTTTAATCGATCGCGCTACAGAGGCCATTGGTCTAACACCCAATCTTCAGGTAGAAAAAACCGTAACAATCGATCGCCCTGCATCTGAACTATACAGTTACTGGCGTAACTTAACCAACTTACCCAACTTTATGGGACATTTAAAGTCGGTAACCAATAAAGATGAAGAAGGTAAAATAACTCACTGGGTAGCTGATGCACCTTTAGGTCTTTGGGTTGAATGGGATGCCGAAATTATCAAAGATGAACCCGAGCGCTTAATTGCTTGGAATGCTCTTGAAAATGCAGACATCGATAACTGTGGTTTTGTGCGTTTTCAACCCGCTACGGGCGATCGCGGTACTCAAGTCAAGGTAGTTTTAGAATATCAGCCACCAGGAGGCGCATTAACTAATGCGCTCGCTAAACTTTTTGGTGAGTCACCCCAAGAGCAAATTGGCGATGAGCTAAATCGTTTTAAACAGCTAATGGAAACTGGTGAAATTGCTACCACAAAAGGACAGCCAAAAGGTTCTTGA
- a CDS encoding J domain-containing protein, which yields MAATDFKDYYQVLGISKDASAEEIKKAYRKLARKYHPDLNPGDKKAEDRFKEINEAQEVLSNSEKRSKYDRYGQYSQQMGQGGTPPPGNTGAGVNVDVGGFDFGQYGNFEDFVNDILGRTAGSKSSNSYNYRTSPGGFGGFADGYSDMPAQDSEAGIVLTFSEAFNGTQKQFRIGNETVKVRIPAGAKTGSRLRIKGKGQPSSFSGQRGDLYLNIELQPHSLFKFKGDNLVAEIPITPEEAVLGTDIIVPTPDGKVTMKVPAGVNSGQSLKLKGKGWRKLNQQRSDLLVKLKIVTPKDISDTEREYYQKIQQASSYKPRKSLENIKL from the coding sequence ATGGCTGCAACCGACTTTAAAGACTATTACCAAGTACTGGGTATAAGTAAAGACGCTTCTGCTGAGGAGATTAAAAAAGCCTATCGTAAACTGGCGCGAAAATATCATCCCGATCTTAACCCTGGAGATAAAAAAGCCGAAGATCGTTTTAAAGAGATTAATGAAGCGCAAGAGGTATTATCAAATTCTGAAAAACGTTCCAAATACGATCGATACGGACAATATTCGCAACAGATGGGACAAGGAGGCACTCCACCGCCAGGAAATACTGGTGCTGGAGTTAATGTAGATGTAGGAGGTTTTGATTTTGGTCAATATGGAAACTTTGAAGACTTTGTTAATGATATATTAGGTCGCACTGCTGGCAGCAAAAGTAGCAACAGCTATAATTATCGTACTTCTCCTGGTGGCTTTGGTGGTTTTGCTGATGGCTACAGTGATATGCCCGCCCAAGATAGTGAAGCTGGAATTGTCCTTACTTTTTCGGAAGCCTTTAATGGGACACAGAAACAGTTTCGCATTGGCAACGAAACAGTCAAAGTTCGCATTCCTGCTGGGGCTAAAACAGGCAGTCGTTTACGAATTAAAGGTAAAGGACAACCTAGTTCTTTTTCAGGACAGCGAGGAGACTTATATCTTAATATTGAACTGCAACCTCATTCCTTGTTTAAGTTTAAGGGCGATAACTTAGTTGCCGAAATCCCCATTACCCCAGAAGAAGCTGTATTGGGTACAGATATTATTGTTCCGACTCCAGATGGCAAAGTAACGATGAAAGTTCCTGCGGGAGTAAATTCAGGACAATCTCTGAAGTTGAAAGGTAAAGGCTGGCGCAAACTTAACCAACAGCGTAGCGATTTGCTGGTGAAATTAAAAATTGTTACTCCCAAAGATATCAGCGATACAGAAAGAGAATATTATCAGAAGATTCAGCAAGCTAGTAGCTATAAACCCCGCAAAAGTTTGGAGAATATTAAATTATGA
- a CDS encoding manganese catalase family protein — MFYHKKRLQYFTKPEKPDPILAKKMQELIGGPFGEMTVMMQYFFQGWNCRGPAKYKDMMLDIATEEIGHIEMLATTMAYLLDNAPVEQKEEAVKDPIMQGVMGGMKAEDIIMSSMNPQHATVTGGGALPADSTGYPWNGRYVIASGNLMADFYSNVQAEAQGRLQAVRIYEMAKDPGVKDTLAYMIARDTMHQNQWLAAIEELKADGLEDLPIPSSFPQEQEKQHASYQFWNLSEGTESKEGRWAKGPAPDGKGEFEYLENPEGESEMPDPPAPDPRFHSTGK, encoded by the coding sequence ATGTTTTATCACAAAAAAAGGCTACAGTATTTCACCAAACCAGAAAAACCCGATCCGATTCTGGCAAAAAAAATGCAGGAATTAATCGGTGGTCCTTTCGGGGAAATGACTGTCATGATGCAGTATTTCTTCCAAGGCTGGAACTGTCGTGGCCCTGCTAAATATAAAGACATGATGCTCGATATTGCCACCGAAGAAATCGGACATATTGAGATGCTAGCAACTACCATGGCTTATCTATTAGATAATGCACCAGTAGAACAAAAAGAAGAAGCAGTCAAAGACCCCATTATGCAGGGTGTTATGGGCGGTATGAAAGCCGAAGATATCATCATGTCAAGCATGAATCCGCAACACGCTACCGTTACTGGTGGGGGCGCACTACCTGCCGATAGTACGGGTTATCCTTGGAATGGTCGCTATGTAATCGCTTCTGGCAATTTGATGGCTGATTTTTATTCTAATGTTCAGGCAGAAGCACAAGGACGCTTACAGGCAGTCAGAATCTATGAAATGGCAAAAGATCCTGGGGTTAAAGATACTCTAGCTTATATGATTGCCCGCGATACCATGCACCAAAATCAATGGTTAGCTGCAATTGAAGAATTAAAAGCTGATGGTTTAGAAGATTTACCTATTCCTAGTTCTTTCCCTCAAGAACAAGAAAAACAACACGCTTCCTATCAATTCTGGAACTTATCTGAAGGAACAGAGAGTAAAGAAGGCCGCTGGGCGAAAGGACCTGCCCCCGATGGGAAAGGAGAATTTGAATATCTGGAAAATCCTGAAGGCGAGTCGGAAATGCCCGATCCTCCAGCACCCGATCCAAGATTTCACAGTACAGGGAAGTAA
- a CDS encoding class I SAM-dependent DNA methyltransferase: MNKPKNSLPPSYFEDMYRENPDPWDFETSDYEAQKYQTTIATLPQSRYANALEIGGSIGVLTALLAQRCDSLLSIDVSEIAQKKAIARCQDLPQVRFKIAQVPQDYPDEMFDLTLVSEVGYYLSWDDLKKTQQLILKHLQIGGHLLLVHWTLFAKDYPLTGDEVHDSFLQLTGLKHLNRLREERYRLDLFERV, translated from the coding sequence ATGAATAAGCCTAAAAATTCTTTACCGCCGAGTTATTTTGAAGATATGTATCGAGAAAATCCCGATCCTTGGGATTTTGAAACTAGTGATTATGAAGCTCAAAAATATCAGACGACTATAGCAACCTTACCCCAGTCTCGTTACGCTAACGCTTTAGAAATAGGTGGTTCGATTGGAGTGCTAACGGCTTTGTTGGCTCAACGCTGCGACTCTTTGCTTTCGATTGATGTTTCGGAAATAGCTCAAAAAAAGGCGATCGCTCGTTGTCAAGATTTACCCCAGGTACGCTTTAAAATTGCTCAAGTGCCACAAGACTATCCTGATGAAATGTTCGATCTAACGTTGGTATCAGAAGTTGGCTATTACCTGAGTTGGGACGATCTCAAAAAAACTCAGCAATTGATTCTCAAGCATCTCCAGATAGGAGGACATCTTCTGCTGGTTCACTGGACGCTATTTGCCAAAGATTATCCCCTTACAGGCGATGAAGTTCACGATTCTTTTCTACAACTTACTGGTTTAAAACATTTAAACAGACTGCGGGAGGAGCGATATCGGCTCGATTTGTTCGAGCGAGTTTAG
- a CDS encoding glycosyltransferase, protein MLQIAAVNLLQPIAGQTDYDADLQPLISRSPLISCEVCVIVPVRDEADNIEATLLALTNQVDLTGKPLDKNRYEIIVLANNCTDNSAEVARRFARTYPSLILHIVEMTIESDRAHIGWVRKLLMDEAYRRLKSIERDFGVIASTDGDTRVSSTWIAATLAEIKAGADAVGGRIITNSRERSKLDKTTRLYFLRYLRYGYLTSQLEAFLDPYFDPLPRHHHHYGASFAITARMYAKVGGLPPLPSSEDLALYNALMRVDACFRHSPTVRVVTSARDLGRAKAGLADRLSQLKTIGQQQQCLWVESALTTEARFRLRRQLRYLWHTTLTGKTSAVKMAIVAQKLGINKDLLTEIIWRSQAMSIGLSPSFGLVVEQIGQYQEQNADLYSKYAQKVTIQQAIVDLQALINQTYIDRHHLRKQTNYYSSLNSLEQIEPISLLPQSV, encoded by the coding sequence ATGCTACAAATTGCTGCTGTAAATCTGCTTCAGCCTATAGCAGGACAAACAGACTATGATGCCGATTTACAACCATTAATCAGTCGATCGCCTTTAATTAGCTGTGAAGTTTGCGTAATCGTTCCCGTGCGGGATGAAGCGGACAATATTGAAGCTACGCTTTTGGCTTTGACAAATCAAGTAGATTTAACAGGTAAGCCTTTAGACAAAAACCGCTACGAAATTATCGTTTTGGCTAATAACTGCACTGATAATTCCGCAGAAGTAGCTAGGCGTTTTGCGCGAACTTACCCAAGTTTGATACTTCATATTGTAGAAATGACTATAGAAAGCGATCGCGCTCACATTGGCTGGGTGCGAAAGCTCTTGATGGATGAGGCATACAGACGATTAAAATCGATTGAGCGCGACTTTGGCGTAATTGCCTCTACCGATGGAGATACGCGAGTTTCTTCTACATGGATTGCTGCAACTTTAGCGGAAATTAAGGCTGGGGCTGATGCTGTTGGCGGTCGCATTATTACCAACAGTAGAGAAAGAAGTAAACTAGACAAGACTACCAGACTATATTTTTTACGCTACCTGCGTTATGGCTATTTAACCTCACAGCTAGAAGCTTTTCTCGATCCCTATTTCGATCCGCTTCCCCGACATCATCATCATTACGGCGCAAGTTTTGCCATAACTGCGCGAATGTACGCTAAAGTTGGCGGTTTACCCCCCTTACCTTCCTCTGAAGATTTGGCTCTTTACAATGCTTTGATGCGTGTAGATGCTTGTTTTCGCCACAGTCCAACAGTGCGGGTAGTTACTAGTGCTAGAGATTTAGGAAGAGCAAAAGCTGGGCTAGCAGATCGATTGTCTCAGTTAAAGACTATAGGTCAACAGCAACAGTGTTTGTGGGTCGAGTCGGCTTTGACCACCGAAGCCCGTTTTCGTCTACGTCGTCAGCTACGTTATTTGTGGCACACAACTTTAACGGGTAAAACTTCGGCAGTTAAAATGGCAATTGTGGCTCAAAAGCTGGGCATAAATAAAGACTTACTAACAGAAATTATCTGGCGTAGCCAAGCCATGTCGATAGGCTTATCGCCTAGTTTTGGATTGGTTGTCGAGCAGATTGGACAATATCAAGAACAAAATGCCGATTTATACAGTAAATACGCACAAAAAGTCACGATTCAACAGGCAATTGTGGATTTACAGGCTTTAATTAACCAAACTTACATTGATCGCCATCATTTAAGAAAACAAACTAATTATTATTCAAGTCTAAACTCGCTCGAACAAATCGAGCCGATATCGCTCCTCCCGCAGTCTGTTTAA
- a CDS encoding DUF4383 domain-containing protein has translation MQRNCALALGIIFLLLGIAGFIPGFTTLPGESFNSGVPLNADTIYAKGFSLLFGAFPTNFIHNLVHLSVGILGIAAATTGNAKLYNRGFAISYALIFAMGLIPFSKTVFGIMPIFGNNIWFNGLSGAIAGYYGFFGKGETTSTDRINA, from the coding sequence ATGCAACGTAACTGTGCATTAGCTTTAGGTATCATTTTTCTATTATTAGGCATAGCTGGCTTTATTCCTGGCTTTACTACCTTGCCTGGAGAAAGTTTCAATTCTGGTGTTCCTTTGAATGCCGACACTATTTATGCCAAAGGATTTAGCTTGCTGTTTGGTGCCTTTCCCACCAATTTTATCCATAATCTCGTTCATCTTTCTGTTGGAATTTTAGGTATTGCTGCTGCTACCACTGGCAATGCCAAGCTTTATAACCGAGGTTTTGCAATTAGCTATGCTTTGATTTTTGCAATGGGTTTGATACCCTTCAGCAAAACTGTCTTTGGGATTATGCCCATTTTTGGTAATAACATTTGGTTTAATGGATTAAGCGGTGCGATCGCAGGTTACTATGGTTTCTTTGGTAAAGGCGAGACAACTTCGACAGACCGAATTAATGCTTAA
- a CDS encoding general stress protein encodes MNNYKRSVGLFYSREEAEKALRALKDDGFDMNRVNVIAKDADQVTQSAGVDTAYDEGNNAAEGAGAGASSGAVLGGIGGLLVGLGTLAIPGIGPIIVAGQAATTIATTLAGAGIGAVAGGIIGGLVGLGIPEDKAKIYSDRVSGGSYLVMVNGTDNDISRAERILHDNGIEEYGVYDAHDIGDDTYNTAPSTNRVNTNQSVTSMGDIDRSMVLEPNTTGKVMDTRTDAIDPTTRTSDRTTTTDSDADVIVLEPNTTGKVMDTRTDAIDPTTRTSDRTATTDSDADVIVVEPRDNV; translated from the coding sequence ATGAATAATTATAAGCGTTCAGTAGGTTTATTTTATAGTCGTGAGGAAGCAGAAAAAGCTTTGCGCGCTCTTAAAGATGACGGTTTTGACATGAACCGAGTCAACGTCATTGCTAAAGATGCAGACCAAGTAACACAATCGGCTGGGGTAGATACAGCTTACGATGAAGGTAACAACGCAGCCGAGGGTGCTGGTGCTGGTGCAAGTTCTGGTGCTGTATTGGGCGGTATCGGTGGTTTATTAGTCGGTTTAGGTACTTTAGCCATTCCTGGCATTGGTCCGATTATTGTGGCGGGACAGGCTGCAACTACTATTGCAACTACCCTGGCTGGTGCGGGTATTGGTGCAGTAGCAGGGGGAATTATTGGCGGTTTGGTAGGTTTGGGTATTCCTGAAGACAAAGCCAAAATCTATAGCGATCGCGTTAGTGGCGGAAGTTATTTAGTTATGGTCAATGGTACGGATAATGACATTAGCCGTGCAGAGAGAATCTTGCACGACAATGGTATTGAAGAGTATGGCGTATACGATGCTCATGACATTGGCGATGACACGTATAATACAGCCCCTAGTACCAATCGCGTAAATACTAACCAGTCTGTAACTAGTATGGGAGATATAGATCGCTCTATGGTGCTTGAACCTAATACTACAGGTAAGGTTATGGATACTCGTACTGATGCTATTGACCCAACTACCCGTACAAGCGATCGCACTACTACTACAGATAGCGATGCTGATGTAATTGTGCTCGAGCCTAATACTACAGGTAAGGTTATGGATACTCGTACCGATGCTATTGACCCAACTACCCGTACAAGCGATCGCACTGCTACTACAGACAGCGATGCTGATGTAATTGTGGTCGAACCGCGAGACAATGTATAA
- a CDS encoding DUF2243 domain-containing protein codes for MSTTNTINNNRPLIIAGILLGLGQAGFFDGIFFHQLLQWHHMFTNIESGNTVAGLELNTLGDGLFHVFDWIMTLAGIITLWLAVKRNDVLLSTSVLIGAFCIGAGMFNVVEGILSHHIFQIHHVKPGAHQLAWDLSFIGAGILSIAVGWFILNRNKPSNIVSD; via the coding sequence ATGTCAACAACTAATACTATTAACAACAATCGCCCTTTAATTATTGCTGGAATCCTACTCGGTTTAGGACAAGCTGGTTTTTTTGACGGGATCTTTTTTCACCAACTGCTACAGTGGCATCATATGTTTACCAATATTGAAAGTGGCAATACTGTTGCAGGTTTAGAATTAAATACTTTAGGCGATGGTTTATTTCATGTTTTTGACTGGATAATGACCCTGGCTGGCATAATAACCCTATGGCTAGCAGTTAAGCGCAATGACGTATTACTATCTACATCGGTTTTAATTGGTGCTTTTTGTATCGGTGCGGGTATGTTTAATGTAGTCGAAGGTATCCTCAGCCATCATATTTTTCAGATTCACCATGTCAAGCCAGGAGCGCATCAGCTTGCTTGGGATTTAAGCTTTATCGGTGCGGGTATTCTATCCATAGCAGTTGGCTGGTTTATTTTGAATCGCAATAAGCCATCTAATATAGTAAGTGATTGA